The Dyadobacter sandarakinus DNA window CATTTTACAACCAGGTAAATCCCCATCTCCATCCAAAAAGCCAAAACCCCATTACAACCCAAACAATCACCAACTCACTAACCCACTAACTCGCTAACTCACTAACTCACCCACTCCCATTCAATCATTCAGTCATTCAGTCATTCAACCATCATCCCCATGTCCAAAAAACTAAAAACCGGCGTCATCGGTCTGGGCAGGATTGGCCAGATCCACCTGGCAAACCTGGTCCACCACATGCCCGACGCCGAGGTAATTATAGCTTCCGACGTGTCGCCGGCAGCCCATGCTTTTGCCGAGCGCCTCGGTGTGCCTCATGTAACTACCCAGGCCGAAGATGTGCTCAACCATCCCGAGGTGGAAGCAGTAATCATCTGCTCCCCCACCCCGTATCACGTACCTTATACCATTGCGGCCGCAAAACAGGGTAAACATGTATTTTGTGAAAAACCGCTGGATGTGACCCTGGAATCCATCCGGGAAGCCGAGCAGGTAGTGGCAGAAAACGGCGTGAAGCTCATGCTGGGTTTCAACCGGCGGTTTGATGCCAATTTCAGCAACATCCGTCAACTGGTTGAGGCCGGCAAGATCGGCGAGCCGCATATCCTGCGCATTACGAGCCGCGATCCGGCTCCTCCGCCCGTAGAGTACCTGAAAGTGTCGGGCGGCATTTTCCTGGACATGTCCATTCACGACTTCGACATGGCCCGCTACATGGTGGGCAGCGAGGTGACGGAAGTTTTTGTAAAAGGCGATGCGCTGATCCATCCCGAAATCCGGGAGTTTGGCGACATTGATACGGCAGTTATTGTACTTACGTTTGAAAACGGCACCCTCGGCGTGATTGACAACAGCCGGAAGGCGGTGTATGGTTACGACCAGCGCCTGGAAATATTCGGCTCAAAAGGCATGGCCAAAGCCGAGAACAATACGGCCGATTCACTGATCCATTTTGATGATGCAGGCGGCCACAGCTCGCTTCCGCTCCACTTTTTCCTGGAACGGTACGAAAATGCCTACCGCGTGTGCCTGCGCTCATTTATCCGCTGCATACTCGATGATAAACCGTCGCCGGTGAACGCTCATGATGGCCTTATGGCAACTGCCATCGGGATTGCAGCCATGAGATCGCTGACTGAGGGCCGGCCGGTGAAGATTTCGGAAGTGGTGCAGGAATCGGCTGTGAATGAGCCCATATCGGAAGCGACGGTAAAAGCCTGAGATACCAGCCATCGGCA harbors:
- the iolG gene encoding inositol 2-dehydrogenase codes for the protein MSKKLKTGVIGLGRIGQIHLANLVHHMPDAEVIIASDVSPAAHAFAERLGVPHVTTQAEDVLNHPEVEAVIICSPTPYHVPYTIAAAKQGKHVFCEKPLDVTLESIREAEQVVAENGVKLMLGFNRRFDANFSNIRQLVEAGKIGEPHILRITSRDPAPPPVEYLKVSGGIFLDMSIHDFDMARYMVGSEVTEVFVKGDALIHPEIREFGDIDTAVIVLTFENGTLGVIDNSRKAVYGYDQRLEIFGSKGMAKAENNTADSLIHFDDAGGHSSLPLHFFLERYENAYRVCLRSFIRCILDDKPSPVNAHDGLMATAIGIAAMRSLTEGRPVKISEVVQESAVNEPISEATVKA